One window of the Spea bombifrons isolate aSpeBom1 chromosome 8, aSpeBom1.2.pri, whole genome shotgun sequence genome contains the following:
- the PTRH1 gene encoding probable peptidyl-tRNA hydrolase has product MFVLDFSKHNKILFCHQVVGLGNHGMAGTRHSVGMAAVNLLARRLNVADQWKSDKQSKADIIQTQIDGQRVVLLKPRQLMNINGKSVARAAEKYHLTPGNIYLLHDELDKPIGKVSLKLGGSARGHNGVRSCIEYLQSDVMVRLLVGIGRPVHHSSIVRHVLEPFTRPEQEILPQVLEQGVDMVLAHIRQRIRTESPNVTIQEAGGDHK; this is encoded by the exons ATGTTTGTCTTAGATTTttctaaacataataaaatacttttctgCCATCAGGTAGTTGGCCTGGGGAACCACGGGATGGCGGGTACCAGACACAGCGTCGGCATGGCAGCCGTCAATCTGCTGGCTCGGCGGCTGAACGTCGCAGACCAATGGAAAAGCGACAAGCAGTCAAAAGCCGACATTATCCAAACCCAGATCGACGGGCAGCGGGTCGTGCTTTTAAAACCTCGTCAGTTAATGAATATTAATGGGAAGAGCGTAGCCAGAGCTG CGGAAAAGTATCATCTGACCCCCGGAAATATTTATCTTCTGCACGATGAGCTGGATAAGCCAATTGGAAAGGTGTCGCTGAAGCTCGGCGGAAGCGCAAG gGGCCATAACGGAGTTCGTTCCTGCATCGAATACTTGCAGTCTGAT GTTATGGTCAGGCTCTTGGTGGGCATCGGGCGACCCGTCCACCATTCTTCTATCGTCCGACACGTACTTGAACCTTTCACGAGACCGGAGCAGGAGATTCTGCCGCAGGTTTTGGAGCAGGGGGTAGACATGGTGCTTGCTCACATCCGGCAGAGGATAAGAACTGAATCGCCTAATGTGACAATTCAAGAAGCTGGAGGTGATCACAAGTAG